A single genomic interval of Zingiber officinale cultivar Zhangliang chromosome 4A, Zo_v1.1, whole genome shotgun sequence harbors:
- the LOC121973560 gene encoding (-)-alpha-terpineol synthase-like yields the protein MENGLVSIAGPIILSHAYCVAKDLTGEALKIFPSYYEITRSSSILFRLYDDMGTSTDELERGDVPKYVQCYMHEKGVSEEVARREIRELMRKYWRELNASLSWDSPLEEYFMNIQVNIPRTAQFFYQDGDGYGKAYGETKSQIILLLLEPIQI from the exons ATGGAGAATGGATTGGTATCAATAGCTGGTCCAATCATTCTGTCTCATGCTTACTGCGTGGCCAAAGATTTAACTGGAGAGGCCTTGAAAATTTTTCCCAGTTACTATGAGATCACACGCTCTTCCAGCATACTTTTTCGTCTTTACGATGATATGGGCACTTCCACG GACGAGCTAGAAAGAGGCGACGTGCCAAAATATGTTCAATGCTACATGCACGAGAAAGGTGTCTCAGAGGAAGTGGCGAGAAGGGAGATAagagaattgatgaggaaataTTGGAGAGAATTGAATGCATCTCTTAGTTGGGATTCTCCATTAGAGGAGTACTTCATGAATATACAAGTTAACATCCCTCGGACGGCTCAGTTCTTTTATCAGGATGGGGATGGATATGGCAAGGCGTATGGAGAAACTAAGTCTCAAATCATTTTGTTGCTCCTCGAACCTATCCAAATCTAG
- the LOC121972626 gene encoding alpha-terpineol synthase, chloroplastic-like: protein MSIYYTSTTVSAPMISVLPRRPMIVAAVEHRGLQMFRRTLQVRSCSSTSHVAPLRRSANYHPNIWTDEHVQSFTSTSTAQQEENRERINVLKEQTRNLIREKQQVAEQLQLIDQLQQLGVAYHFKDEIADVLSHLHASLDHVSSQLKDDLHATSLLFRLLRANGFSVSQGLFETFRDEKGNFEARCENQIRELLSLYEASYLEKEGETVLKEAMDFATEQLKGFMEEGSVPEAGGLREQVAHALQLPLNWRLERAQHRWFIEACRGDDTINPLLLEFARLDYNLVQDMYKSELRELSRWWSGLGLAEKLPFFRDRLLENYLWALGFTYEPESWRCRMIQAKSICLITLIDDIYDVYGTLDELQLFTDAIDRWDLTAMDKLPEYMKLCFFAIFNLVHEEGYRVMKEKGLDIVPDLKKAVNYKH, encoded by the exons ATGTCTATCTACTATACCAGCACTACTGTCTCTGCTCCCATGATATCCGTCCTCCCTCGTCGCCCAATGATCGTTGCTGCTGTCGAGCATCGAGGCCTACAGATGTTCCGGCGAACTCTGCAGGTCCGATCATGCAGTAGCACTAGTCATGTAGCTCCCTTGCGGCGGTCGGCGAATTATCATCCAAACATATGGACGGACGAGCATGTGCAATCCTTCACGAGCACCTCCACG GCGCAACAAGAAGAGAATCGTGAGAGAATAAACGTACTGAAGGAGCAGACCAGGAATCTGATACGCGAGAAGcagcaagtagcagagcagcttCAACTGATCGACCAACTGCAACAGCTCGGCGTGGCGTATCACTTCAAAGACGAGATTGCTGACGTTTTAAGTCATCTTCATGCTTCTTTAGACCATGTGAGCTCGCAACTGAAGGACGATCTCCATGCCACATCGCTGCTCTTCAGGCTCCTCCGAGCAAATGGCTTCTCTGTTTCACAAG GTTTGTTCGAGACATTTAGAGACGAGAAGGGAAACTTCGAAGCTCGCTGTGAGAACCAAATCAGAGAGCTTCTGAGTCTGTACGAAGCTTCCTACCTCGAGAAGGAAGGAGAGACTGTGCTGAAGGAAGCCATGGATTTTGCAACAGAGCAGCTGAAAGGATTCATGGAGGAGGGATCTGTTCCTGAGGCTGGCGGTCTCAGAGAACAGGTGGCCCATGCGCTGCAGCTTCCACTGAATTGGCGGTTGGAGAGAGCGCAGCACAGATGGTTCATTGAAGCATGCCGTGGCGACGACACCATCAACCCTCTCCTTCTGGAGTTTGCTAGGCTCGACTACAATCTGGTTCAGGACATGTACAAGAGTGAACTCAGAGAGCTTTCCAG ATGGTGGTCGGGGCTCGGGCTTGCAGAGAAGCTGCCATTTTTCAGAGACCGATTACTTGAAAACTATCTGTGGGCACTTGGTTTCACTTATGAACCAGAAAGTTGGAGATGCAGAATGATCCAAGCAAAGTCCATCTGCTTGATTACATTGATTGATGATATTTACGATGTCTATGGAACCTTGGATGAACTCCAACTCTTCACTGATGCCATCGACAG ATGGGACTTAACTGCCATGGACAAGCTTCCAGAATACATGAAATTATGTTTCTTTGCAATCTTCAACCTGGTGCACGAAGAAGGCTATCGGGTGATGAAGGAGAAGGGCTTGGACATTGTGCCTGACTTAAAGAAAGCAGTAAATTATAAACACTAA